The Methanococcoides methylutens genome segment CTCCGATGAGCACAAGGACAAGAAGGAAACCAGTTGATATTCCCAGTGCATCAATGAACGAATAGAACATGTTGTTCTTATTAGCATATGCCTCCGCACGCCCGATGATGATACAGTTGACAACAATAAGGGGAATAAAAACACCCAGTGCCGCATACATCGGTGGGAAATAAGCCTTCATTACCATCTCTACGATCGAAACGAACGTTGCTATTATCAAAATAAATATTGGTAACCTCACAGAAGCAGGGATCTGCTTCCTCAGGCCGGAGACCAGCAGGTTGGAACAGATCAGTACGAAAGCCGTTCCGGCTGACATACCAATTGCATTTTCAATAGACGTGGTAACCGCCAATGTAGGACAAAGACCCAATACCAAAGCAAATATAGGGTTATCTTTTGTAATTCCACGAATAAATTCACTTAAAGCATTCATCATATCACCTATTAAGCCTCTGCTCCCTGTATAACTTCAACCTGGGCATTCAGGGCATCTACTACTGCCTGAGATGATATCGTGGCACCGGTAATTGAATCAATTGCACCACCAGACTTTGACAAACTCAGGTCTGCTACTTTTACGTTTTTGAACTGATCCTTAAAAGCGGGTTCAGTTATCTTTGAACCTAATCCAGGAGTTTCTGTGTGGGACATGACACTCATACCACTCATCTCATTGAATGAAGCATCAACACCACCGGCAATTTCCAATAGACCTTGTGCACCGGGATGTTGTCTGAAGAAAGCATACCCGATAAGATTTCCGGAACCGTCTTTAGCACGATAGTAAAGTATTTCCCGGTCGCCCTCATCATTAATGATCTCATCACCGTATACTGCCTCAAATTCTGCTGCCTGGGGCATTAGCTCAGCAAGTGTTGCAGTCCTTGCTTCTTCATAGTTCTTCTTTAATTGTTCACTTGTAGGCACATATGTTACAGCCAGAAGTGCTGAAGCGATCACAGAGATCAGAACCAGCTTACCTATGATAACTACTACATCCTTGTTTGAATCAGTCATCTAATAACACCTCCAGACGGTCCTTGAAAGGAACCTTTGAAAGAATACTCTTGTACTTGCGCTGCAAGAAAGTCTCAGAACCATAAGATCCCGGAAGTGTGTTGTTATCGATCAATGCTGAAACACAATTTGCAAGGAACAGACCATAGAAGGTCGCATCGACATAATTTGCAAAGTGACCATATATTACTACCAGAACACCACAAACGACCCCATAGATCACACGCCCGTTCTTTGTAACAGGTGAACTTGAAGTGTCCGTTGCCAGGAACAATACCCCAAACAGAACAACACCAAGAACAACGTATGACAAACTGTCACCCAGAAGAACTGCGAGCAATACAGTGGTCACGAAGAAAGAAACTGGAATCCTCCATTCAACATAACGAAGTAATATTAGTATGCCACCTGCAAGCAACAATGCAAGCGGAGATACACCTGCCATTACACCTGCACCATGCTCAAGTACAAGATCTGATAAAGCCGTTGTCTGCGGATAAGATGCAGGGTTCATTAGTGACCACCATGCAAGGCTCAGGAATACCCATGCAGCGAGTACAGGGTTGAACACATATGATCCGATACCACCAAACGCATGCTTGCCTATTCCGACCGCAAAGACAGAACCTATCATCGGGATCCACAATGGAACTTCCGGCGGTACCACCATGGCGATCATTAGACCAATAAGAATGGCATGCCCATCTGCAATCGTTATCTTCTGGCCAAATGCTTTCTGTATTGCAACCTCTGTCACAACTGCTGCCAGAATACCTGCAATGACCAATCCTATTGCAGGAAGGCCAAATAGATATACAGATAGCAGGACAACAGGTACAAGAGCAATTATCTTGGCCCACATTATCTTATTAAAAGTAATATCCTCTTTTTTATGAGGAGGAGCTGAAATCGTAAATGTCATCTTATTCGCCTCCACCGCAGCCACATCCTAACTTAAGGTTAGTAGATGATTCTTTTGGAGCAAAGTCTTCATACGCCTTTTCGATAGAATTCTTTGCATATTTTATAAGCTGAAGAACATGTATCTTTGAAGGGCATACGGCTGCACATCTGCCACATTCAACACAATTCATAATATGCATCTGACGACATTCATCAAAACGTCCCTGGTCAGATAGTGCTGCGATCCTGCTAGGTACGAGGTTTACAGGACATACATCAACACATCTTGCGCAGTGAGTACAATCGACGAATTCACCCCTCACAACATCATCTGCTGACTGGACGAATATGGATGTCGTTGTCTTGCTAACAGGCACTTCATCAGTATACTGTGCTACACCTGTGATCGAACCATTTGCGATCAGTTTACCAGGTTCACCGACATAGCCACCACATGCATCAATTACATCTTTGAAAGTAGTTCCGATCCTTACAAGGATCTTCTGTGGATTCTTCACCTTTCCGGAAACTGAAACCACGGTTTCGATATATGGTTTTCCGGTATTCACTGCATCATAAAGTGCTTTTGCAGATTTCACACTGCATATAGCAATACCGACATCAGTAGGATCACAGCCAAAAGAAACTTTTCTACCCGTTACATTATAAGTAAAAAGATCAAGGATCTTCTTTCCATATATGTGGTCCTGTGATGCGACCACAATATCCGAAGACATCTCTTTAAAGTAATATTTGATCTTCCTCTTGCCGATCAGCGGAGCAACAGTAATGTTCTTTCCATCGAAGTTCAATCCGTTAAAAGCACTGATGGATTCAAGATCATCATTCCTGAGGACGATAGCACCTTTTGAAGCTCCTGCAGCCTTCATCAGCAATTTCAATGCATCAAGCATCTGTGATGAATACTGAGAAGGAGTATCGTAGTGCCCGCCGATCCATTCTGAAGACGTAGCATTTACCAGGACGAGATCTATCTTCTTACCTTCAGGTTTCAGGACCATATGTGTCGGGCATCCATAATGCTCAACAATACCAGCATCCTTTATCAGATCTGCAAGTTCAGAAGCCTGAACATCCTTTGACTTAAGATCAGCACACTCTGCTTCTTCAGATGGCTGGATCACAACACTGTTCACCTTGTTACCGTTGGGGTGGGGAGCTTCCTCGATGGAAATAACTTCCCCGGATACACTTGAATGAACAGATGCGGAATTATATGCTCCGCATTCACCTATCTTCTGCCCTTCACACACCATATCCCCTTTCTTCACAAGTGGTTCACATGCTGTACCATCATGCTGCTTTAAAGGAATAATGACCTTCTCAGGCATATTTTTCATAATATTGACCTTTGTCACAAACACCAACTCCTTAGAACGCAGGCTCCCTTTCAACTTCAGGAGGTTTTGCCCCTGGTATGGTCGCATCGATCGTCTTTAATGTGAAATCTGTTGGAGGATCCGTCTGTGCAGGATCGGAATCATAGCCAATCAGCTCCCAGTCAATTGCTGTAGCAGTTGAACCATGGCAATCAGCACATTCTAATGGATCTGCCATTCCTACCTCTGAGCCTGCGATGTTGTGGCTCAACCTGTAATGAAGATCAACGGTCCTGAGCACAGCATACGGATAATCAGCTTCACCATCAGCATCACCGTCATAGCCCCTCATCTCATCGACTGTCACCATACCATCCCGGTCTGCATCAGCAGCTTCCACATATGCTACAGCTATCGGGTCACCAATCTCCTTGCTTGTGTCAGGTGACTCTGCAACCTCAGGGTTCACACCCTCATCCCACCAGATACCGGTTACGATATTGAAAGGTGCAAGTTTCACATCAGCATCATCCTTCCCATCAGGAATGTTCAGTTCATCCTCACCGAAGCCATTGGACCATGCAAGCACAGGAATTATTGTTTCCGTCTTGAAGGAATCAACACGTTCACCGTTCGACCAGTCAAATGACTCAAGTGTCGTTCCACCTGGAAGTTCTCCTCCCGGAAGTGCAGGAATATGACAGGACTCGCACTCTACGGTCTCAAGGTGAGCATCAGCGATAGGTCCGTGTGAGATGCCTGCATGACAATCTGCATCATCACAGCTGCGAGTCTCAGCTTCCAATTCATGAATATTTTCAACATCCGCCTTTACCAGAAGACTTGAATGTGAGATCTCATGACATTCAGCACATTCTACCTCAGCATGTACATCAAATTCCTCATAATCAGGTGCAGACCACATTACTGCTGTAGTAGGGATATTTGCCTCATGGCAATTCTCCGCACATGATTCTTTTGCAGGAGCACCATTGACAGTGTCGTGGAACAACAATAACAGTGGAAGTGGAGTAACAGCATTTGAGAAATAGGTGAACTTTCTGATATTATCTTTCTGCACTGCGGCATTTGCATCCACCATAGCTGCTGCATTTGCATTTTCAAAGTCTCCTTCAGCAAACTTCATAGCACGTGCATCAAAATCATACATACCATACTGCTCATGGCAGACCATGCAGTCCACATCTACGCCATACTCTTCCAATGCCCCACCGCCAGGATGATAAGCACCATAGCGTTCGACCCATTCGTCTTCGCCCTCTACCTCAATATCAAAGTTTGTCAGTGGATCCCATTCATCGATATCTCTTTGAATATGGGTGTTGGTCTCCACATGATCCGATACCGTGAAGTGACAACCTCCACAACTTGAGTCCGACCATTCTCCTTCAGTCATATAGTGATGAGCGATCGCTTCATTGCCACTATAACCCATGCTTGCGAAAACGCCTGCAAATGCGAAGATGAAAATGGCGGCTGCCAATAGTATTACCTCTAATTTTGCCATATGATCCCCTCTTAATCCTCTGCCACGTCCTCCAATTCCTTGAGGACAACACCGATAATCGTAGTCAGATGCTGCTCTTCCAGAACAGTCATATCATCAGAAACGTATTTGTGCAGCTCAAAGCTCTTGGGGATCTCTCTTACATTAAAATCAAAGACCTTATCCAAAATGCCTTTCTTTGGCGTTATGCCTAAAAAGTTTACATCAAGACGATTTCCAACCTTGTGTGCCTTCACTTCTACCTTGTCCAATGGAGAACCGGACTTCACGTAGATCATGTGATGATCGCCACCAAAGTGTTTTTCGATCCCCTTCCAACCATATTCTTCTATGATCTGATGAATTGCAACAGCGAGATACTTGTCTTTACCAGTATTCCCACCCGATGCAACTCCTGCACTAGAATTACTCATACAAACACATCCTATCATGAATAATAATTAACATCTGTCGATTAATATAATTGCCAGAATCATTGATTGCGAATATTTATAGGTTTCGAAATAAGCTTAATATTAAGCATATCTATCCCTACAGCATGGACAAAAAAACAGTTCTATTGCTAGTATTAATCGTTATAGTTTCCATTTCATTCACAGTATTATATGAGGAGCAGGAGAACAGTTTACCCATTGAAAGTAAAATGTTTTATACTGATTCCCGCAGTATAATGGACACAACCGTTACAATCGCCATCTACGATCTTAATGAAGAACATGCGGTACAGACTATTGACAAAGCTTTTGTAAGAGTTGGCGATGTCGATGACGTAATGAGCAGTTACAAAAACGATAGCCAGGCAAGTATCCTGAATGAAAGATCAAGACTTGAAGGCGCCTCATCAGACCTAATTTACGTTATTGAACGGTCCATGTATTATTCTACCATAAGCAACGGTGCATTTGACATCACAATAATGCCAGTACTTGACCTCTGGGCAAGCAAGTTCAGTCCCGGTGGAACATACCAGCCACCTACCCAGGAAGAAATTAATACCACTCTCGAACTTGTTGATTACAGAATGATAACCATCGAGGATGGAAATATCTCCATGGAACCAGGTATGAAGATCGCCCTTGGAGGAATAGCAAAAGGATATGCTGTTGACCAGGCCATAGAAACGTTGACATCACAAGGCATAACAAGCTGTTTTGTTGATGCAGGTGGAGACGGACGATACATTGGCACAAAGCCCGATGGAACCATGTGGACAGTAGGACTCCAGAACCCCGACAAACAGGGAGATTTCATCACAGTAATGCAGCTTGAAGATCTGGCTGTTGCAACAAGTGGTAACTACGAGCGTTACTTCAGTGATGCTGCAAAGGTATCCCATATATCCGATCCAAGAACCGGATACTCAGTTAACGAATTGATCAGCGCAACCGTCATTACAGAAACAGCCATGGATGCTGATGCCCTGGCAACCACTGTGTTCGTACTTGGAAAAGATGAAGGAATGGAGCTCATCGAAACCCTTGAAGGAGTCGAATGCCTGATAATCACGTCAGATAAAAGGATACTTCGATCGACTGGCTTTGCAGAATATGAAACAACACTGGAATAATTGAAAAATCAGGAAGTAACAGGAACAATGGCCAAGCGCCACATTCCTGTTATCATTATAATATCAGATCACATTCGATCAAATTAAGCATATTTTGTCATAGCTATATTATTACTATAGCTATATTATTACTATAGCCATATTATTACTATAGCCATATTATTACTAGTATTACCCTAACATGACCTCATGAAGTGTCTCATATATAGGACCCTGTGGCGTCAGAGTACTTTTCTTTAGACATATCCTGTCAACTACCATCTTGCCAACTTCGACACCATCAAGCTCATCAAGTAATCCCAGAAACTCATCCATCTGCCCTGCAGGCATAAATTTCACCCTTGCAAGAGTGGCATGTGTGGTGAACTTCTTCTTATCCTTCTTGAACCTGAACTTTGAAAGCTTTGATTCCACCTCATCATGGAGAAGCTCAAAGTTCCCCTCTGCACCCAACCAAACAACCCTTGGAGCTTTAGGCTTTGGGAAAACCCCAATACCACCGACAAGGGCATCAAAAGGTTTGCATTCAATGGACTCCAGAGCTTCTGCAACCTCCGGGATCATTGATTCCTTTACCTCACCAATGAACTTCATGGTAATATGTACAAGATCAGGGTCGACCAATTTCAACTTAAGCCCGGAAAAACGTGTTTGTATGACCCGGACCTCATCACGGAACTCCTCTGGCAGATCAACTGCAACAAATATTCTGGCCATATAAATAAAATAGACGATATGCCTGTTAAATAGTGCCGTTGAACACAGGTGGAAATGTTTTATAGATAATATATATAATCGATAATTGCCATAATTAATAATACAGAATATCTGAGGGAATGGATGGATACTATCAACACACCAAACATACTGGCAGGACATGCAGTTCAGATCGCTAAAGAACTGGGAGCTCCAGCCATAATAGTATCCGGAGATATTGATCTTGAGAATATTGAAACAGACATCCCCATTTATTATGTTACCCGACGCCAGAAAAGCATAATTGATAACCTGATCTCGGACACCACTGATGAAAGCGAAAAACTGAAAAAGATCATTGAACCCATTAACAGGGAAACTTCCGGAAATGTCCGTTATATCGAAGAGGCGGCGGCTATCGAACATATAATCGGCGAACTAAAGGAAGGTACTATCGTCGGAGTTATCCAGACAAAGGAATCCAGCGCAATAGTCATCCACGAGATATCACAAAGCCCCCTTATCAGAACACTTCAGGAATGTGAAGAAAGAATAGAACCCGAGGTCATGCGTGCAGCACTCACCATAGCATTTGATATTGCTGCAAGCGGAAGAGAAGGACACAAAATAGGAACCGCTTTTATCCTGGGCGATACTGAAGAGGTCATGCAGCGTTCCCATCAAATGATACTAAACCCTTATGCAGGCCATAAGGACGAACATCGGAACATACTGGACAGGATGAACTGGGAATCGGTCAAGGAATTTGCCCTTCTTGACGGCATTTTTGTGATATCAGAGGAAGGTATAGTCAATGCTGCAGGCAGATATCTCGATGTTGATGCAAAGGACATCGGTATTGAAAAGGGCCTTGGAGGAAGACATGTATCAGCAGCCGCTATCACAAGGGACACTTTTGCAATAGCTGTGACAATATCCGAATCCGGAGGAACTGTCAGGGTATATATGGATGGAAAGGAGCTGCTTTGCCTTGATTACATCGAAAGACCTGCATTACGCGACAAATCACAGTATTGAGGACCTACCTTGATCGCATCTTAAATCTTAAATCTCAACAAGGCTGCTATACCACCGAGAGAGTGTAATTTCTGCCCGGGCTCGAACTCTGTACTGAATACAACCATAGAACCCTGCGCATGCTCTACTTCCTGTATCATAGCATCAATATTACCCTCTTCCCGCTCCAGGCGAAGCAATTCATCGGCCACCAGAAGTTTTTCGACAGCACCATAATCTATTGCTGTTTTCACCTCATCCATACCATATGCGACCTTGCCACCAAGAGCCATTTCCTTCAGGAACTCATCCATAAGTGAAGATTCCCTGGCGATCCTGGACTCTTCCATGATCCTGTCAACAGCACCTCTTCTGAGCACTTCCTGAAAACCGGACATGCCTATGGAAGATGTATCCTCAACAAGGATACCTGCTGCCAGCTCGGAATTGTTTGAAGAGATGTACTTCATAAGATCATCCTTGGTAAACCCCGGGCCTGCAACAACAACCGACTCGGTTCCGCACATGGCATGATTTAACTGCTCCAGGATGGTGCTGAAGAAAACCTCACGAAGCGTTCCTTCGCCTTTCCCGGATGACTGCCTGATATGGGAATAAACCTCGATGCCATAGTGACGCACAAAACCAATATCTGCATCCCCTTCTTCAATGGTGACGATAATGACCTTGGGTCTTTTGGATGTAGCTTCCGCTTCGTTCACACGCTCGACCTGATCTTTTTTCCAGTGCTTAATAATAGAGAGGGCAGTTCCCTCCTCAAGATTGAGAGTATGGTGATAACCGGCATCCATCCCATGCTCAATAAGACCGTGGACCCTGAGACGATTGGAGAACTTATGGAACTCAAGGTCATCTACCCGAATACCAAGCCTCACGTTCTTTTTCTCGACCTTCTCCGGCCTGAGCTTATCACTGGAAGCCTCAGCTTTCCTTTTAGTAAGAGCAAATACAAGGTCGCCTTTCTCGATGATGTATTTCAAATGCCACAGATCATCCAGCGTCTCCGGAGTAAGGGCTATCTCACCTTCCTTATTTCCCCTCAGGTCTCTTTTTGTTACTCTCATGATAATACCCAGCAATTTAGACAGTCATATACCCATACTCATCAAAAGTTCACTTTTTGATATCAGATTCCCCTGGCGGAAGCATCCTTGCAATGCTATCAGGAGACGCCACCTGTTTGACAAAGGAAGGGTCCTTTAGTTCATCCACATAAATGCGATAGACCTTCTTTGCAATATCGTTCTGGTTGAACTTACCTGGAAGTAGCTCGACCACATATTTACCGGAGCGTGCGATAGCCGACACCGGTCCTCCTATGACACGGGTTTCCGC includes the following:
- the rnfE gene encoding Rnf electron transport complex subunit RnfE yields the protein MNALSEFIRGITKDNPIFALVLGLCPTLAVTTSIENAIGMSAGTAFVLICSNLLVSGLRKQIPASVRLPIFILIIATFVSIVEMVMKAYFPPMYAALGVFIPLIVVNCIIIGRAEAYANKNNMFYSFIDALGISTGFLLVLVLIGGIRELLGTGQIVIFGLEVIQIPINPITYMILSPGAFLTIGVLMAIVNYRRAKKLARGG
- the rnfG gene encoding Rnf electron transport complex subunit RnfG — encoded protein: MTDSNKDVVVIIGKLVLISVIASALLAVTYVPTSEQLKKNYEEARTATLAELMPQAAEFEAVYGDEIINDEGDREILYYRAKDGSGNLIGYAFFRQHPGAQGLLEIAGGVDASFNEMSGMSVMSHTETPGLGSKITEPAFKDQFKNVKVADLSLSKSGGAIDSITGATISSQAVVDALNAQVEVIQGAEA
- the rnfD gene encoding Rnf electron transport complex subunit RnfD, with the protein product MTFTISAPPHKKEDITFNKIMWAKIIALVPVVLLSVYLFGLPAIGLVIAGILAAVVTEVAIQKAFGQKITIADGHAILIGLMIAMVVPPEVPLWIPMIGSVFAVGIGKHAFGGIGSYVFNPVLAAWVFLSLAWWSLMNPASYPQTTALSDLVLEHGAGVMAGVSPLALLLAGGILILLRYVEWRIPVSFFVTTVLLAVLLGDSLSYVVLGVVLFGVLFLATDTSSSPVTKNGRVIYGVVCGVLVVIYGHFANYVDATFYGLFLANCVSALIDNNTLPGSYGSETFLQRKYKSILSKVPFKDRLEVLLDD
- the rnfC gene encoding Rnf electron transport complex subunit RnfC; this translates as MTKVNIMKNMPEKVIIPLKQHDGTACEPLVKKGDMVCEGQKIGECGAYNSASVHSSVSGEVISIEEAPHPNGNKVNSVVIQPSEEAECADLKSKDVQASELADLIKDAGIVEHYGCPTHMVLKPEGKKIDLVLVNATSSEWIGGHYDTPSQYSSQMLDALKLLMKAAGASKGAIVLRNDDLESISAFNGLNFDGKNITVAPLIGKRKIKYYFKEMSSDIVVASQDHIYGKKILDLFTYNVTGRKVSFGCDPTDVGIAICSVKSAKALYDAVNTGKPYIETVVSVSGKVKNPQKILVRIGTTFKDVIDACGGYVGEPGKLIANGSITGVAQYTDEVPVSKTTTSIFVQSADDVVRGEFVDCTHCARCVDVCPVNLVPSRIAALSDQGRFDECRQMHIMNCVECGRCAAVCPSKIHVLQLIKYAKNSIEKAYEDFAPKESSTNLKLGCGCGGGE
- the mmcA gene encoding methanogenesis multiheme c-type cytochrome, whose product is MAKLEVILLAAAIFIFAFAGVFASMGYSGNEAIAHHYMTEGEWSDSSCGGCHFTVSDHVETNTHIQRDIDEWDPLTNFDIEVEGEDEWVERYGAYHPGGGALEEYGVDVDCMVCHEQYGMYDFDARAMKFAEGDFENANAAAMVDANAAVQKDNIRKFTYFSNAVTPLPLLLLFHDTVNGAPAKESCAENCHEANIPTTAVMWSAPDYEEFDVHAEVECAECHEISHSSLLVKADVENIHELEAETRSCDDADCHAGISHGPIADAHLETVECESCHIPALPGGELPGGTTLESFDWSNGERVDSFKTETIIPVLAWSNGFGEDELNIPDGKDDADVKLAPFNIVTGIWWDEGVNPEVAESPDTSKEIGDPIAVAYVEAADADRDGMVTVDEMRGYDGDADGEADYPYAVLRTVDLHYRLSHNIAGSEVGMADPLECADCHGSTATAIDWELIGYDSDPAQTDPPTDFTLKTIDATIPGAKPPEVEREPAF
- a CDS encoding FAD:protein FMN transferase, with amino-acid sequence MDKKTVLLLVLIVIVSISFTVLYEEQENSLPIESKMFYTDSRSIMDTTVTIAIYDLNEEHAVQTIDKAFVRVGDVDDVMSSYKNDSQASILNERSRLEGASSDLIYVIERSMYYSTISNGAFDITIMPVLDLWASKFSPGGTYQPPTQEEINTTLELVDYRMITIEDGNISMEPGMKIALGGIAKGYAVDQAIETLTSQGITSCFVDAGGDGRYIGTKPDGTMWTVGLQNPDKQGDFITVMQLEDLAVATSGNYERYFSDAAKVSHISDPRTGYSVNELISATVITETAMDADALATTVFVLGKDEGMELIETLEGVECLIITSDKRILRSTGFAEYETTLE
- the thpR gene encoding RNA 2',3'-cyclic phosphodiesterase, producing the protein MARIFVAVDLPEEFRDEVRVIQTRFSGLKLKLVDPDLVHITMKFIGEVKESMIPEVAEALESIECKPFDALVGGIGVFPKPKAPRVVWLGAEGNFELLHDEVESKLSKFRFKKDKKKFTTHATLARVKFMPAGQMDEFLGLLDELDGVEVGKMVVDRICLKKSTLTPQGPIYETLHEVMLG
- a CDS encoding DNA integrity scanning protein DisA nucleotide-binding domain protein, whose amino-acid sequence is MDTINTPNILAGHAVQIAKELGAPAIIVSGDIDLENIETDIPIYYVTRRQKSIIDNLISDTTDESEKLKKIIEPINRETSGNVRYIEEAAAIEHIIGELKEGTIVGVIQTKESSAIVIHEISQSPLIRTLQECEERIEPEVMRAALTIAFDIAASGREGHKIGTAFILGDTEEVMQRSHQMILNPYAGHKDEHRNILDRMNWESVKEFALLDGIFVISEEGIVNAAGRYLDVDAKDIGIEKGLGGRHVSAAAITRDTFAIAVTISESGGTVRVYMDGKELLCLDYIERPALRDKSQY
- a CDS encoding mRNA surveillance protein pelota, whose protein sequence is MRVTKRDLRGNKEGEIALTPETLDDLWHLKYIIEKGDLVFALTKRKAEASSDKLRPEKVEKKNVRLGIRVDDLEFHKFSNRLRVHGLIEHGMDAGYHHTLNLEEGTALSIIKHWKKDQVERVNEAEATSKRPKVIIVTIEEGDADIGFVRHYGIEVYSHIRQSSGKGEGTLREVFFSTILEQLNHAMCGTESVVVAGPGFTKDDLMKYISSNNSELAAGILVEDTSSIGMSGFQEVLRRGAVDRIMEESRIARESSLMDEFLKEMALGGKVAYGMDEVKTAIDYGAVEKLLVADELLRLEREEGNIDAMIQEVEHAQGSMVVFSTEFEPGQKLHSLGGIAALLRFKI